One stretch of Podospora pseudoanserina strain CBS 124.78 chromosome 4, whole genome shotgun sequence DNA includes these proteins:
- a CDS encoding hypothetical protein (EggNog:ENOG503NU6I; COG:M): MGSPPHRSLYDEAFERFKKSKHERYTDPKEVAVLNEFLREYAGPEDAKEAAQQLQAATGKKYGNKKLADVEIPESWITNIMENIDNFITAGDYLTEGAPESVGLAWYAVKLTLTAIHSNYELYKFFGTALSDISEIMIIVRHYDRLYDERGKKPDWKPSPLVEKLFQDVTETYVAVLDFSFAVKRHITAGSFARLKHGLKDFFGSNKRETIAILKKKILEGSQGAFQDKTLSQLQGVSSVVADIASSIKQFETFHHKIDMITQRMDELASNTKRKSPWDFALEDYKAYQEALQPLEGCRRVLGDTIDALVAMPEGTCSWVFEEPDYETWEQSDECEMLCITGEEGTGKSYVMASIVRQFLPGQGDDDEDEEDAWNPDTAYLYVTCNPDAKEGKDQVITAETVLHTLLSQLYELALETKNASLLESCTAVFKAAKANLQNAQPHERERMSEFPQFVGGFCKLVRLLQRDVVVVVDGISKSTLEGQHQRTLLRELRSLRDQVDELVKNHILILVGCSSPTTFQNDYQHDEEFPNQLIIDVGEGNGKDLRAFLANELGNIPGLTSKEREEATVAILDKAQSKFSYLVKTAIPFMKEPFQRPLSKRLLELPGGLGDVYSKALRNLKPNYVGLLKTALTWVVLAKDNQISAREVMDDFQGTYTSPVVDVSSDNTEDDLAFEHISSLEREQLLQAVEGILKLSSVEGRFMVHAPIGELDDIEDFFCSSSGATAEADNELEAAELCAKCKTSDAMHKALKIDAREGHLQLALACLRHLNHPLFQKHAGLSSIPESKVPDFQMEALPPQHMLTEKMLLPLENSDDEEDVVDPSLFDREHLNSWEDEEDSDSSSETEPTHHLRYELLNWAYHVRKAEELFSPEERTYSSLWSQLMTELDAFSSKTDLFFAWQTSQPTSNPPEERKYTLASGSHKPLHVAAYLGLTSWAERLLEAGADVNEVCNGFTPVQVAASVGNRLDMMKLLLEKGADPNSKSKWGFNAFHYWIRNDQQLEGVQLLLQHGADARIRNEPYGWTPLHLFAREGTDPAVLAALLEHGAEIDAPEGVLKLTAFHILLAFRTAAPEDLLLAFIRHKADINAENLTSARPLQMLATQGQVKNMEILLREGVVEIDDTDIQGTTALQEAIASLHIDAARLLLEHGADPEFTDTLKRTSLHLACRRGATDIAKLLVEHGCDVNIVDVHGWTPFFIALLGKLEGSHKTASLILDALVQREIPLADINKAGRSGRTALRQAASRGFDDIVSKMIQVSIERDDAAALAIDVKDEKKGMTALHRAALGGHVECVRLLLEAKADASIKDTSSRTALVWAYEQWAVVHTPAFEDTIALLISADPTAAIQDSSLIATCAANGSVKLLKQLWSLNADFSRPDHFGWRPIELVRNSGSEEAEEFLQEQNTWVKNLPSRWSTSLPGATAIGAKSVGADGITIRHLSAKEVSVSADKPLPPGLDRYYYEITIKDTPSLPESETLLWHKARPPKPMVALGFSSVGAAGVKFPGETVMESDVNPNAKSWAYNSRAGEIYASDGSGTNFIGMAYGEVGDVIGVGVDLAQREMWATKNGVKVGVYDDEDGDVSGRLFPIVGFGGFVQFEVNFGGPGREFVWKGEQEEEEEEEEGSQGDDEGEDGVDGGDGDEKEEE, encoded by the exons ATGGGTTCGCCACCCCATCGCAGTCTCTACGATGAGGCTTTTGAGCGGTTCAAAAAGTCGAAGCACGAGCGTTATACCGATCCAAAAGAGGTGGCCGTCCTCAATGAGTTCCTGCGTGAATATGCCGGACCAGAAGACGCCAAGGAAGCCGCCCAGCAGTTGCAGGCAGCTACTGGCAAGAAGTATGGCAACAAGAAGCTGGCCGATGTGGAAATTCCAGAATCGTggatcaccaacatcatggaGAACATCGACAACTTCATCACGGCCGGAGACTACCTGACGGAAGGGGCTCCAGAAAGCGTCGGGCTGGCCTGGTACGCCGTCAAGCTAACCCTGACAGCCATCCACAGCAACTACGAGCTTTATAAGTTTTTTGGCACGGCCCTCAGCGATATCAGTGAGATTATGATCATCGTTCGTCATTACGACCGACTCTACGATGAACGCGGCAAAAAGCCCGACTGGAAGCCCAGTCCGCTGGTGGAGAAGCTGTTCCAGGATGTGACGGAAACCTACGTGGCCGTCCTCGATTTTTCGTTTGCTGTGAAGCGTCATATCACGGCTGGGTCGTTTGCTCGGCTCAAGCATGGCCTCAAGGACTTTTTCGGGTCTAACAAG CGCGAGACAATTGCTATcctcaaaaagaaaatcctCGAGGGCAGCCAGGGTGCCTTCCAAGACAAGACTCTTTCCCAGCTCCAGGGTGTGTCGTCAGTTGTGGCCGATATTGCCAGCTCTATCAAGCAGTTCGAGACCTTCCACCACAAGATTGACATGATTACCCAGAGAATGGACGAGCTGGCCAGCAATACCAAGCGCAAGTCTCCGTGGGACTTTGCCCTGGAAGACTACAAGGCATACCAAGAAGCGCTGCAACCGCTAGAAGGGTGTCGGAGAGTTTTGGGTGACACCATTGATGCGCTTGTTGCGATGCCTGAAGGCACTTGCAGCTGGGTCTTCGAGGAGCCGGACTATGAGACGTGGGAGCAGTCGGACGAGTGTGAGATGTTGTGCATTACGGGCGAAGAAGGAACTGGAAAATCCTATGTCATGGCGTCCATTGTCAGACAGTTCCTCCCAGGccagggtgatgatgacgaggacgaggaggatgcatGGAACCCGGATACCGCCTACCTTTACGTCACCTGCAATCCTGACGCCAAGGAAGGCAAAGATCAAGTCATCACAGCCGAGACGGTTCTGCACACACTGCTTTCTCAGCTCTATGAGTTGGCCCTGGAGACAAAGAACGCGAGTCTTCTGGAGAGCTGCACTGCGGTGTTCAAGGCCGCAAAAGCAAACTTGCAAAATGCCCAGCCCCACGAGAGAGAGCGCATGTCCGAGTTTCCGCAGTTCGTTGGAGGATTTTGCAAGCTGGTCCGTCTTTTGCAAAGAGatgtggtcgtggtggttgatggaatCAGCAAGTCAACCCTCGAGGGTCAACACCAGCGAACGCTCCTTCGGGAACTTCGTTCTCTTCGGGACCAAGTCGACGAATTGGTCAAGAATCACATTCTCATTCTTGTTGGGTGCAGCTCTCCCACAACGTTTCAGAACGACTATCAGCATGACGAGGAGTTTCCCAACCAGTTGATCATTGATGTTGGCGAAGGCAATGGGAAAGATCTCCGAGCGTTCCTGGCGAATGAACTCGGCAACATCCCAGGCCTCACCTCCAAGGAACGCGAGGAGGCTACGGTTGCTATCCTGGACAAGGCCCAGTCCAAGTTCTCGTATCTTGTCAAGACTGCCATCCCGTTTATGAAGGAACCGTTCCAGCGACCGCTCTCCAAACGGCTTTTGGAGCTCCCGGGTGGTCTGGGGGATGTGTATTCCAAGGCCCTACGCAACCTAAAGCCCAACTACGTCGGTCTTCTCAAGACTGCCCTCACGTGGGTTGTGCTCGCCAAAGACAACCAAATCTCAGCACGAGAAGTCATGGACGACTTTCAGGGTACTTACACCAGCCCCGTGGTTGATGTCTCCAGCGACAACACAGAGGATGACCTCGCCTTTGAGCACATTTCAAGTCTGGAAAGGGAACAGCTCCTGCAGGCAGTGGAAGGCATTCTGAAACTGAGCTCTGTAGAGGGCAGGTTCATGGTTCATGCGCCCATCGGAGAGCTTGACGATATCGAGGATTTCTTTTGCAGCTCTAGCGGGGCGACTGCTGAAGCGGATAACGAACTGGAAGCCGCCGAACTCTGCGCAAAGTGCAAAACGAGTGATGCCATGCACAAGGCTCTGAAGATCGACGCTCGCGAAGGGCATTTGCAGCTGGCTCTGGCTTGTCTGCGACATCTCAACCACCCTCTGTTCCAGAAACACGCTGGCTTGTCAAGCATTCCGGAGTCCAAGGTTCCAGATTTTCAAATGGAGGCTCTGCCCCCACAACATATGCTGACTGAGAAAatgctgctgccgttggAGAAttctgatgacgaggaagatgttgTTGATCCCAGTCTCTTCGATCGTGAGCATCTCAACTCCtgggaagacgaagaagacagCGACTCATCTTCTGAGACGGAACCTACGCACCACTTGAGATACGAGCTTCTCAACTGGGCATACCATGTTcgcaaggctgaggagctgTTTTCACCAGAGGAGAGGACTTACAGCAGCCTGTGGTCCCAGCTGATGACAGAACTTGACGCCTTTTCCTCCAAAACTGATCTCTTTTTTGCTTGGCAAACGAGCCAGCCGACCTCGAATCCGCCAGAGGAACGCAAGTACACTCTTGCCAGCGGCTCCCACAAGCCGCTGCATGTTGCTGCCTATCTTGGGCTGACTAGCTGGGCCGAGCGTCTACTTGAGGCTGGTGCCGATGTCAACGAAGTCTGCAATGGTTTCACCCCAGTCCAGGTGGCAGCTTCAGTTGGGAATAGGTTGGATATGATGAAACTTCTGCTCGAGAAGGGCGCAGACCCAAATTCGAAATCCAAATGGGGGTTCAACGCTTTTCACTACTGGATCAGAAATGACCAGCAGCTTGAGGGCGTCCAGTTGTTGCTTCAACATGGCGCTGATGCTCGCATCAGGAACGAACCCTACGGCTGGACACCGCTACATCTGTTTGCCCGAGAGGGAACAGACCCAGCAGTGTTGGCTGCCCTGTTGGAGCATGGCGCAGAGATTGACGCCCCTGAAGGAGTGCTAAAACTCACCGCGTTCCACATTCTGCTTGCTTTCAGGACTGCAGCACCCGAAGATCTTTTGCTTGCCTTCATTAGACACAAGGCTGACATCAACGCCGAGAACCTTACCTCGGCCCGTCCTCTGCAGATGCTCGCAACGCAGGGCCAGGTTAAGAACATGGAGATTCTTCTACGTGAGGGTGTTGTCGAGATCGATGACACGGATATTCAAGGGACAACTGCTTTGCAAGAAGCCATTGCCAGCTTGCATATTGATGCCGCCCGCTTACTGCTTGAGCATGGTGCTGATCCCGAATTTACCGACACGCTCAAGAGGACTTCTTTGCATCTGGCGTGCCGAAGAGGAGCAACAGATATTGCCAAACTGCTTGTTGAGCACGGCTGTGACGTGAACATCGTCGACGTCCATGGCTGGACGCCTTTTTTCATTGCCCTTCTGGGGAAACTAGAAGGGAGCCACAAGACTGCGTCCCTGATTCTCGACGCGCTTGTGCAGCGTGAAATTCCCCTTGCGGACATCAACAAGGCTGGACGTAGCGGCAGAACTGCCCTTCGACAAGCGGCATCTCGCGGGTTTGATGACATTGTGTCAAAGATGATTCAGGTATCCATTGAGCGCGACGACGCTGCCGCTCTTGCCATCGACGTCAAGgacgaaaagaaaggaaTGACGGCTCTGCACCGTGCTGCCCTGGGAGGCCACGTCGAGTGCGTCCGCTTGCTGTTGGAGGCAAAAGCGGACGCCTCTATCAAGGACACCTCCTCTCGAACTGCTCTCGTGTGGGCTTACGAACAGTGGGCAGTAGTCCACACTCCCGCCTTCGAGGACACgatcgccctcctcatctcggCCGATCCCACCGCCGCGATTCAAGACTCCTCCTTGATCGCGACCTGTGCCGCCAACGGAAGcgtcaagctcctcaagcaACTCTGGTCCCTCAACGCAGACTTTAGCCGCCCAGACCACTTCGGCTGGCGCCCCATCGAGCTGGTGCGCAACTCGGGAAGCGAGGAAGCGGAAGAGTTTCTCCAGGAGCAGAACACCTGGGTGAAGAACCTGCCATCTCGGTGGTCGACCTCTTTACCTGGTGCCACTGCCATCGGCGCCAAGAGCGTAGGAGCGGATGGTATTACGATACGACACCTCTCCGCGAAGGAGGTGTCCGTTTCGGCCGACAAGCCCCTTCCTCCGGGGTTGGATCGTTACTACTACGAGATCACCATCAAGGACACTCCTTCTCTCCCAGAGTCGGAGACTCTGCTTTGGCACAAGGCTAGGCCACCGAAGCCAATGGTGGCACTTGGATTCAGTTCTGTCGGGGCGGCGGGTGTGAAGTTCCCTGGTGAGACCGTCATGGAGAGTGACGTCAACCCGAACGCCAAGTCGTGGGCTTACAACTCGCGGGCTGGGGAGATTTATGCTTCTGATGGGTCGGGGACGAATTTTATTGGGATGGCTtatggggaggtgggtgatgtgATTGGCGTTGGGGTGGATTTGGCCCAGAGGGAGATGTGGGCTACGAAGAACGGGGTCAAAGTGGGTGtgtatgatgatgaggatggagaCGTATCGGGGAGGTTGTTTCCtattgttgggtttggggggtttgtgcAGTTTGAGGTTAACTTTGGAGGGCCTGGGAGGGAGTTTGTTTGGAAGggcgagcaggaggaggaggaggaggaggaggag ggcagtcaaggggatgatgagggagaagatggggTCGATgggggtgacggtgacgagaaagaggaagagtaG
- the XYL2_1 gene encoding Endo-1,4-beta-xylanase 2 (CAZy:GH10; COG:G; EggNog:ENOG503NWA4): MESETRYIGGWPFQPNRFFFSYPVIPAESHPPSKMKASLMLLLAPLVSAAPTVEHRQASQSIDALFKAKGKEFYGTATDQGRLQAGRNAAIIEANFGQVTPENSMKWESLNPRQGQYNWGQADYLVNWATERNKTIRGHTFVWHSQLAGWVNQINNRDQLTRVIQEHIRTVGGRYKGKIYHWDVINEMFNEDGSLRNSVFSRVLGESFVKIAFDAARETDPSAKLYINDYNLDQPNYAKVTRGMVANVNKWLSQGIPIDGIGTQGHLQSGQGNGLAQTIKVLAATSVKEVAVTELDIQNNNSNDYVAVTRGCLEEPKCRSITVWGVRDQDSWRPQGNPLLFDSNYNAKANYNAIVQFLSQ; this comes from the exons ATGGAATCTGAGACTAGGTATATAGGAGGCTGGCCCTTCCAACCTAACCGCTTCTTTTTCAGCTACCCAGTCATCCCAGCCGAGTCTCACCCACCGTCAAAGATGAAGGCCAGTCTTATGCTTCTGTTGGCACCGTTGGTGTCAGCGGCTCCCACCGTCGAGCACCGTCAGGCTTCCCAGAGCATCGACGCGCTcttcaaggccaagggcaaggagtTCTATGGCACTGCCACCGATCAGGGCCGTCTTCAGGCTGGCCGGAACGCCGCCATTATCGAGGCCAACTTCGGTCAGGTCACTCCCGAGAACAGCATGAAGTGGGAGAGTCTCAACCCCCGCCAGGGCCAGTACAACTGGGGCCAGGCTGACTACCTCGTCAACTGGGCCACCGAGCGCAACAAGACCATCCGTGGCCACACCTTTGTCTGGCACTCTCAGCTCGCCGGCTGGGTCAACCAGATCAACAACCGTGACCAGCTCACGCGTGTGATCCAGGAGCACATCCGCACCGTCGGTGGCCGCTACAAGGGCAAGATCTACCACTGG GATGTGATCAACGAGATGTTCAACGAGGATGGCTCGCTCCGCAACAGCGTCTTCTCTCGTGTCCTCGGCGAGAGCTTCGTCAAGATTGCCTTCGACGCCGCTCGCGAGACCGACCCCTCGGCCAAGCTCTACATCAACGACTACAACCTCGACCAGCCCAACTACGCCAAGGTCACCCGCGGCATGGTTGCCAACGTCAACAAGTGGCTGTCTCAGGGTATCCCCATCGACGGTATCGGTACTCAGGGCCATCTTCAGTCCGGCCAGGGCAATGGTCTTGCCCAgaccatcaaggttctcgcTGCCACCAGCGTCAAGGAGGTCGCCGTTACCGAGCTCGACatccagaacaacaacagcaacgactACGTCGCCGTGACCCGTGGCTGCTTGGAGGAGCCCAAGTGCCGTTCCATTACCGTCTGGGGTGTCCGTGACCAGGATTCGTGGCGCCCTCAGGGCAACCCTCTCCTGTTCGACAGCAACTACAACGCCAAGGCCAACTACAACGCCATTGTGCAGTTCCTGTCGCAGTAA
- a CDS encoding hypothetical protein (EggNog:ENOG503Q4RR; COG:S), translating to MSASNPSSSSSSSHHHSHKQNDSINSLSSLSPRTRLDSRDHRYNSRAPVNSNNPPPQVTHNKRRSSIYTTFPPAASIKPNPPRSSSLFPGPAATGSGSGSGSPTRATAHAPPVFRDVVFNDPQPTGTPASRNEPQTVHKRGHSRSSSAGLSDGFRNLNRWSASTASSRASNFAGFTKRVSTEFLGGAFGKSRPSTADESPRSGATRTASRPRSDSPVPAPIPPLETLPPILTGPSLEDEVFESDVLTQSSVAPIEPPRRRIARPAEEIDPDWDGTPQLSEQESGSSLQRLGPAITLRPADPITPTDTTVMTMPYTQNGQPRGHSRNRSTGAKGSVDTNGSSRSREKEREREKERERERAGKPPSQKAMLSRALQKANTAVQLDNVQNFEAARRAYAEACTVLQQVLMRTNGEEDRRKLDAIHQTYTNRIQELDEQLADIEPEGKELPERPESYEFHEPIYHAQVNGREREYEREPTSAVSRHAPRPSFTPRAPPPNLSVDTSRAGPQNGTTSYLTEQYSLQSAFSRARTGSGTPVQGQSQNGFMPRPLSPLRRPSSPANPPPPPPDNGHSDRTQQQPDYLMSGARLGAYDAQVGHQRVNSHESVSWLDPIDESEASSVSSVHSRSSSKIVRKHIRAASGDTEAEFDAALDDAIEAAYDDGYELEQTYQGQNQGCGEDGGRADEERRQAELAQDRIRDEERDALALATEREQRLRLEMQREDEEYRRQEAIGEEFWEDHEAEEEERMLDEMTRGYALDQFSFDNNRTGPPIPRESDSSGLTSRTWHSSMGSNPPHTATTVMTPISDKNAALPRLPDSLPPPPSHALPPPPPQTVGSQGSNQTVRNRRLSGQNAAQLKIETSKLAPPTGLATASSAVPSQPKSAGNYIVQQRQALSAGPSRLMGAFSSRATPSPGPAGPDDDDAPPLPLGFVHEHEASRSASPALTRPTLRSNFSSASLKSMKSRNLSISHMDDGDMSPGTPSSNQFGMGGSSTRLPSIPALPEAYKDRANSTAAGGMHLLDSHLHSFDAPGSPNPLLPDAPVALEPCPNDTLLRPFWLMRCLYQTLCHPRGGYVSNKLFVPRGVWQMKGVKLKNVEDKIANCDLLTAALQKLARVDTCDADLVLEEMQSLENVLEQIQAALSRKLGSEVGVQGSGTMFKDASGMEAEAASMPRSGSVAGKGSSFSWRRLRSKNSSANLPGLASSYGGKGGSGGGGAGANASTVSHESTVKDALLASLPMTSHPTSRPAKRDVGNVLFTGPNAGYMSSLARLFDAAQSIDQIARQVDDPGLRHADKTQVGLELCTRHAAEFFAFYICRFVLTDLTMLLDKFVKRGAEWVLV from the exons ATGTCCGCATCGAatccgtcctcctcctcctcctcctcccaccaccactcccacaaacaaaacGACTCGATCAACTCGCTCTCGTCGCTGTCGCCACGCACCCGGCTGGACAGCCGAGACCACCGATACAATAGCAGAGCCCCTGTCAATAGtaacaaccctcccccccaagtCACACATAACAAGCGTCGCTCTTCCATTTACACCACCTTCCCTCCCGCCGCGTCGATCAAGCCGAACCCTCCACGAAGCTCTTCGCTTTTTCCTGGACCGGCAGCCACAGGATCAGGATCAGGATCAGGATCACCAACTCGAGCAACAGCGCATGCGCCTCCCGTCTTCCGCGACGTCGTGTTCAATGACCCTCAGCCCACGGGCACCCCTGCCAGCAGAAACGAACCCCAAACAGTCCACAAGAGGGGCCATTCTCGGTCGAGTAGCGCTGGACTGAGCGACGGGTTTCGCAACCTCAATCGGTGGTCAGCGTCCACAGCATCCAGTCGTGCATCGAACTTTGCCGGCTTCACCAAGCGGGTAAGCACCGAATTTCTCGGCGGTGCCTTTGGAAAGAGCAGGCCGTCGACAGCGGACGAGTCTCCACGCTCGGGAGCCACCCGCACTGCAAGCCGGCCCCGCAGCGACTCCCCCGTACCAGCGCCGATCCCGCCCTTGGAGACATTGCCGCCCATTTTGACCGGGCCGTCgctggaggacgaggtcTTTGAGTCTGATGTGCTGACACAGTCTTCTGTTGCGCCAATCGAACCGCCGCGACGACGCATTGCGAGACCGGCCGAAGAAATTGACCCTGACTGGGATGGTACACCGCAGCTTTCCGAGCAAGAGTCAGGATCGTCGCTGCAGCGGCTAGGGCCCGCGATCACGCTGCGCCCAGCTGATCCCATCACGCCGACCGATACTACCGTTATGACCATGCCCTACACACAGAATGGGCAGCCCAGGGGCCACTCGCGAAACCGCTCAACCGGGGCCAAGGGGAGCGTAGACACGAATGGGTCCTCGAGGAGtcgggagaaggagagagaaagagagaaagaaagggagcGAGAGAGGGCGGGGAAGCCACCGTCCCAAAAGGCCATGCTATCGAGAGCGTTGCAAAAGGCGAACACGGCTGTGCAGCTTGACAACGTCCAGAATTTCGAAGCTGCAAGACGGGCATACGCCGAGGCGTGTACCGTGCTCCAACAGGTGCTGATGCGAACgaatggcgaggaggataggaggaagctggatGCCATC CACCAAACCTACACAAACCGAATACAAGAGTTGGACGAACAGCTGGCCGACATTGAACCGGAGGGCAAGGAGCTACCTGAACGACCGGAGAGCTACGAATTCCACGAGCCCATATACCACGCGCAGGTCAACGGCAGAGAGAGGGAGTACGAGAGAGAGCCGACGTCTGCAGTATCGAGACACGCACCCAGACCAAGCTTCACTCCGCGGGCGCCACCGCCCAACTTATCCGTGGACACGTCGAGGGCCGGCCCCCAAAACGGCACGACAAGCTACCTTACCGAGCAGTATTCTCTGCAGTCTGCTTTTTCGAGAGCCAGGACTGGCAGCGGGACACCGGTCCAGGGGCAATCACAAAATGGATTCATGCCACGTCCGCTGTCACCTTTGAGGCGACCGTCATCTCCAGCAAatcccccgcctccaccaccggacAATGGGCACTCCGACCgcacacaacaacagcccgaCTATCTCATGTCGGGCGCTCGTCTTGGCGCATATGATGCTCAGGTGGGTCACCAGAGAGTAAACAGCCACGAGTCAGTATCGTGGCTTGATCCGATCGACGAGTCCGAGGCTTCTAGTGTGTCCTCTGTCCATTCGAGATCATCGTCCAAGATTGTTCGAAAACACATCCGAGCTGCGAGCGGAGACACGGAGGCCGAGTTTGATGCCGCGCTGGACGACGCCATCGAGGCCGCGTACGATGATGGCTACGAACTGGAACAAACATATCAAGGTCAAAACCAAGGgtgcggggaggatggtggcagGGCTGATGAGGAACGACGCCAAGCTGAGCTTGCGCAAGACAGAATAAGGGACGAGGAACGAGACGCCTTGGCGCTGGCCACGGAGCGAGAGCAGAGGTTGCGACTGGAGATGCAACGGGAAGATGAGGAATATCGACGGCAGGAAGCGATAGGGGAGGAGTTTTGGGAGGATCAcgaggccgaagaagaagaacgcATGCTGGATGAGATGACCAGAGGGTACGCCTTGGACCAGTTTTCGTTTGACAATAACCGGACAGGGCCGCCGATACCACGAGAGTCGGATTCGAGCGGGCTGACGAGCCGGACGTGGCACAGCTCCATGGGATCAAACCCACCGCAcacggccaccaccgtcaTGACGCCCATCAGTGACAAGAACGCGGCGCTGCCTCGTTTGCCCGactcgctgccgccgccccctTCTCACGCATTgccgcctccgcccccgCAAACTGTCGGTTCTCAAGGCTCCAACCAGACGGTGCGAAACAGACGTCTTTCGGGACAAAATGCAGCGCAGCTCAAGATCGAGACGTCGAAGCTTGCACCTCCGACCGGTCTTGCCACGGCTTCCTCTGCTGTCCCATCACAGCCGAAGTCGGCCGGGAATTACATTGTTCAGCAACGGCAGGCTCTGTCAGCGGGACCCAGCCGTTTGATGGGTGCTTTTTCGTCAAGAGCCACACCGTCTCCCGGTCCCGCGGGGCcggacgatgacgatgccCCGCCGTTGCCCCTGGGTTTCGTCCACGAGCACGAAGCCTCTCGTTCTGcctcgccagccttgacgCGCCCGACGCTACGAAGCAACTTCTCGTCGGCGAGTTTGAAGAGCATGAAGTCGCGCAATTTGTCCATTTCGCACATGGACGATGGAGACATGTCGCCCGGGACACCCTCGAGCAACCAGTTCGGCATGGGGGGCTCCAGCACACGCCTACCTTCAATCCCGGCACTCCCCGAGGCGTACAAGGACCGAGCCAACagcactgctgctggggggaTGCATCTGTTGGACAGCCACCTTCACAGCTTTGACGCGCCTGGGTCGCCGAACCCTTTGTTGCCCGATGCTCCTGTCGCGCTGGAGCCGTGTCCGAATGATACCCTGCTGAGACCGTTTTGGCTGATGAGGTGTTTGTATCAGACGCTGTGCCATCCGCGAGGAGGGTACGTGAGCAACAAGCTTTTCGTGCCGAGGGGTGTCTGGCAGATGAAGGGGGTCAAGCTGAAGAACGTGGAGGACAAGATTGCCAATTGTGATCTCTTGACGGCGGCGCTTCAGAagctggcgagggtggaCACGTGCGATGCTGActtggtgctggaggagatgcAATCGCTTGAGAATGTGTTGGAGCAAATCCAGGCTGCGCTGTCGAGGAAGCTGGGCAGTGAGGTTGGTGTTCAGGGGAGCGGGACCATGTTCAAGGACGCGAGCGggatggaggcggaggcggcgtcGATGCCTAGGTCGGGGAGCGTGGCCGGCAAGGGGAGCAGTTTTtcttggaggaggctgaggagcaaGAACAGTTCGGCGAATCTGCCTGGGTTGGCGAGTTCGTAtggcgggaagggggggagtggtggtggtggagcagGGGCGAATGCTTCTACTGTTAGCCACGAGTCGACGGTAAAGGATGCGTTGTTGGCGAGCTTGCCCATGACGAGTCATCCCACGAGCAGGCCGGCGAAGAGGGATGTTGGGAATGTGTTGTTTACGGGGCCGAATGCGGGTTACATGAGCTCGTTGGCGAGATTGTTCGATGCTGCGCAGTCGATCG ATCAGATTGCGCGACAGGTCGACGACCCCGGACTGCGTCACGCCGACAAGACGCAGGTTGGGCTTGAGCTCTGCACCCGGCATGCGGCCGAGTTTTTTGCGTTTTACATCTGCCGCTTTGTGCTGACCGACTTGACGATGCTGTTGGACAAGtttgtgaagaggggggcTGAGTGGGTGCTTGTGTAG